A genome region from Blautia coccoides includes the following:
- a CDS encoding bifunctional diguanylate cyclase/phosphodiesterase — translation MRRRKTRGSAYQGPFFISGMQVWIISAVILITLIITVWNAVGLQKVLARSTKEYLKDVTTHMAGEIGNTMHHKSQDLAMTADFVVSSLSGTEEDEGGLVQFLEQEARLLEFNVLTVIDRQGEMIHTPLPDTIDETELREIAKLDCVRESFDGKAGTSYLGGQEIIYSVPVYVDMSVEYVMVGTRSKEKMQDMIASKSFDGNSLSCIIDSSGEVILSPTDLKPFLQLDDIFKENKDEKLLSEIGQMRRNMQKGKGGILEFTSPLQEELFLSYDVLGINDWVLLTIIPADLISGNSEGSIWRFFLILIFVMAVFLIFLVNVYRFFNTGRRELERYAFEDSVTGGMNQAAFCLKYEELASKMEPSAYSIVMMNVKGFKMINERFGTEAGNATLRYIHHVLQCHIRPSENEFVSRNESDSFFLCLRDAEPESIRTRLKDMTEEINSSSQEGVPRYPIVFRQGACVIRDPGEEITILQDHARLAEQSGEKEAGGDCVFYDEKIVKRLKWEEEMNALFEESLRCHEFQVYLQPKVSPKSGEAVGAEALVRWQHSEKGVIFPSDFIPLFEKNGKICRLDMYIFEEVCALMAKWENMGRRQIPVSVNLSRQHFRKPDFLSEFSAIAERCKVRKELLEFELTESIFLDEEQIDVVKDSIRRMHELGFRCSLDDFGSGFSSLGLLKEFDVDALKLDRLFFLDMHSEKARDVIACLMELAKKLNVETVAEGIEEPEQVEYLRRVNCDMIQGYVYSKPIPADEFEKKYMC, via the coding sequence ATGAGACGAAGGAAAACAAGAGGCTCTGCATATCAGGGTCCTTTTTTTATAAGCGGGATGCAGGTGTGGATTATTTCGGCAGTTATCCTGATAACACTGATCATTACCGTATGGAATGCTGTTGGGCTTCAGAAAGTGCTGGCCCGCAGCACCAAGGAATATCTGAAGGATGTGACCACCCATATGGCGGGTGAGATTGGAAATACCATGCATCATAAATCTCAGGATCTGGCCATGACGGCGGATTTTGTAGTGAGCAGTCTTTCGGGAACAGAGGAAGACGAGGGCGGGCTTGTACAGTTTCTTGAACAGGAGGCCAGACTGTTGGAGTTCAATGTTCTGACAGTCATTGACAGGCAGGGAGAAATGATACATACGCCACTTCCCGATACCATAGATGAGACAGAGCTGAGAGAAATCGCAAAACTGGACTGTGTCAGGGAATCCTTTGACGGTAAAGCAGGAACCAGTTATCTTGGAGGCCAGGAGATCATCTATTCGGTACCGGTTTATGTGGATATGTCCGTGGAGTATGTCATGGTGGGCACCCGCAGCAAGGAAAAAATGCAGGATATGATCGCATCCAAAAGCTTTGACGGAAACAGTCTGAGCTGTATCATTGACAGCAGCGGAGAAGTGATCCTTTCCCCCACTGATTTAAAGCCGTTTTTGCAGTTGGATGATATTTTCAAGGAGAATAAAGACGAGAAGCTCCTGTCTGAGATTGGGCAGATGCGGAGGAATATGCAGAAGGGAAAGGGCGGAATCCTGGAATTTACCTCTCCCCTTCAGGAGGAATTGTTTTTGTCTTATGATGTGCTTGGGATCAATGACTGGGTTTTGCTGACCATCATACCCGCTGATCTGATCTCGGGCAACTCAGAGGGGAGTATATGGAGGTTTTTCCTGATCCTTATATTTGTCATGGCAGTGTTTCTTATCTTTCTTGTAAATGTTTACCGCTTTTTCAATACGGGGAGAAGAGAACTGGAGCGGTATGCATTTGAAGACAGTGTCACCGGAGGGATGAATCAGGCGGCTTTCTGCCTGAAATACGAGGAGTTGGCAAGTAAAATGGAGCCTTCGGCCTATTCCATTGTCATGATGAATGTAAAAGGCTTTAAAATGATCAATGAGAGGTTCGGTACCGAGGCGGGCAACGCCACCTTGCGGTATATACATCATGTACTGCAGTGTCATATCAGACCATCCGAAAATGAATTTGTTTCCAGGAATGAATCTGACAGCTTTTTCCTGTGTCTGCGGGATGCAGAGCCTGAATCTATCCGGACAAGGCTGAAAGATATGACCGAGGAAATAAATTCCTCTTCCCAGGAGGGAGTCCCCCGCTATCCTATTGTATTCCGACAGGGGGCCTGCGTGATCCGCGATCCCGGCGAGGAGATTACCATTTTACAGGACCATGCGCGCCTGGCTGAACAGAGCGGTGAAAAAGAGGCGGGGGGAGACTGTGTCTTTTACGACGAGAAAATTGTAAAACGCCTGAAGTGGGAAGAGGAGATGAACGCTTTGTTTGAGGAATCCCTTCGCTGTCATGAGTTTCAGGTGTATCTTCAGCCAAAGGTCAGCCCAAAGTCAGGCGAGGCTGTGGGGGCTGAGGCACTGGTGCGCTGGCAGCATTCCGAAAAAGGTGTGATCTTCCCCTCAGATTTTATTCCTCTTTTTGAAAAAAACGGAAAGATATGCAGACTTGATATGTATATATTTGAGGAAGTATGTGCACTTATGGCAAAGTGGGAGAACATGGGCAGGCGGCAGATACCTGTCTCTGTGAACCTGTCCAGACAGCATTTCAGGAAACCGGATTTTCTCAGTGAGTTTTCCGCCATAGCCGAGCGCTGCAAGGTCAGAAAAGAGCTGCTGGAATTTGAGCTGACAGAATCCATATTCCTGGATGAGGAGCAGATAGATGTGGTGAAGGACAGCATCCGCCGGATGCATGAATTGGGATTCAGGTGCTCTCTGGATGATTTCGGATCCGGGTTTTCCTCCCTGGGACTCTTGAAGGAATTTGATGTGGATGCGTTGAAGCTGGACCGGCTTTTCTTTCTGGATATGCACAGTGAGAAGGCAAGAGATGTGATCGCCTGTCTGATGGAGCTGGCGAAGAAGCTGAATGTAGAGACTGTGGCAGAGGGGATAGAGGAGCCGGAACAGGTGGAATATCTGCGGCGGGTAAACTGCGATATGATACAGGGGTATGTGTACTCAAAGCCCATTCCGGCTGATGAATTTGAGAAAAAATATATGTGCTGA
- a CDS encoding MerR family transcriptional regulator — protein sequence MFQNSILFTAGQFARLHHLNKRTLHYYDDIGLFSPAYKGRNGYRYYTYQQSGELESILALRELNMSIGEIKEYLNRPTAQRFIELSEKKVGEIEETIQNLETLRNVLKKKQEMLRLSMEVRDGQIDLIHCEEEYLFITPLSSQVQQGEFADMSTLLEHLQKAWDLSKYKTSCGSLLSAEKIRHGEFQIYDGLYTQLESLAEVEGFYRKPPGTYLRGISIGSWEKLPGLYSRMLEFAQKHGYRLTGYAYEIGMNEIAVSDMEHYITQVTILTEENTDKI from the coding sequence ATGTTTCAAAATTCAATATTATTTACAGCCGGGCAGTTTGCCAGGCTGCATCATTTAAATAAACGGACCCTTCACTATTATGATGATATCGGCCTTTTTTCACCTGCGTACAAAGGCAGGAACGGGTACCGCTATTATACTTATCAGCAGAGCGGAGAGCTGGAAAGCATACTGGCGCTCCGTGAACTGAATATGTCCATTGGGGAGATCAAAGAATACCTGAACCGTCCCACAGCCCAAAGGTTCATAGAACTCTCGGAGAAAAAAGTAGGGGAGATCGAAGAGACCATTCAGAACCTGGAGACTCTGCGGAATGTTTTAAAGAAAAAACAGGAAATGCTGCGTCTCAGTATGGAGGTCAGGGACGGACAGATCGATCTGATCCACTGTGAGGAGGAGTATCTTTTTATAACACCGTTGTCTTCTCAGGTCCAGCAGGGGGAGTTTGCTGATATGAGCACACTGCTGGAACATCTGCAGAAGGCATGGGATCTGAGCAAATATAAGACAAGCTGTGGCAGCTTACTGTCTGCGGAGAAGATTCGGCACGGGGAGTTTCAAATCTACGACGGGTTATATACCCAGTTGGAGAGTCTCGCAGAGGTGGAGGGATTTTACAGAAAGCCGCCGGGGACTTATCTGCGGGGCATCAGTATAGGGAGCTGGGAAAAGCTTCCCGGGCTTTACAGCCGTATGCTGGAGTTTGCGCAGAAGCATGGTTACAGGCTCACAGGATATGCCTATGAGATCGGGATGAATGAAATAGCAGTCTCGGATATGGAACATTATATTACCCAGGTGACCATTTTGACGGAAGAAAACACTGATAAAATATAG
- a CDS encoding diguanylate cyclase domain-containing protein: MNEKANSSDGKSKIGGGVFNCRYDKYFTLIDADDHLFEFLGYTREEFSERFHNHILDAVYEGDRKMVMGEISRQLKNGSVFMYENRLVKKGGTICWAWISAEVMENKEEGCWFHCIFHDISREKEAQRQLAISEQRYEIVLSQMQDIIFELDCVTYEIYYSPNFEKKFGYQIPAEGFPDSMFATDIVYEADKAGLRGGFQAILKGNDKMECEYRLKSRDGSYLWVDVHATALRDGDGRLLKILGIISDIDQRKKEIIKARKAAALDPLTGLLNRRECEVRAEQYMQQGHDPAAMLLIDVDNFKHINDTYGHLFGDKVLNETAGSLRGIFRHEDIVARIGGDEFVVFMTNIQKNSVIEAKVNAIRNIFDHYTNGENTCSIGCSIGVSFYPEHGTDFMSLFAKADAAMYRAKKNGKGQYCIYGAWKNRPEEQVVAREAQAILPRGYTQTENPLERELAHKEMVYRAALKEAHINVWEYDMRTRTLFLTEGAQESHGFRQLEHAPEALLENGYIHPRSRQDLLDLYSRLQNGQSHVQADILTRSADRSYWWWERVSYALLCDENNRPCCAVAVGEDITKQKKAEMVYQQEMQLRLTYDGGVIASFRCNLDQNCVEYVEGQVRMEYPPGMTYEELMVLHNESMANEEDKLRLQKMMSRDALCRAYKEGSTVINFEYRRKDRSGRLSWVNAVARLVRDVQNGDLYVYGTLEDINEKKNLELALKFRAEYDVQTGVYNKETAIQMIGDALLKNQGRRQAYALLVFNVDFFTKLVHEIGYVAADDVLKEISNQLKLRFIEDAIIGRFYGDEFVVFLYNNPRAEFVRQCAEDVIKTIALPYMFPNISHPVNVSCGIIFDNCPEHIFQGLYQMARAALETGISMGRSGVFVYSDHLKKYEPGNPGVPDTLRNTAQTELGSAGETVLLQGMFALTSAADFGHALENVLGSLASYYGGDRAYVIECEPESGKIREVYEWKKEDMFSAGVSGSPYLYPGSPGGWKWEELGRLQLIQDIEQWKEKRSGLYKNMKSLGIDSCYLVSLEDGEKRMGYMEIDNPKRNTEHTTILTTIQYFVANELTKRRLQEEQEFLMHHDGLTGVLNRNSYKEFCSAIREESLISLGIVSVDINGLKDINRIYGNAYGDNVIQFTADIMQEEFPAARVYRFTGDEFLLVSENISHDAFEKRLKKMRERMREAASVSVGSAWSDTDISLDFLIASADERRMIAKQEYYNEHPFAEVHRSAGILKELLKEISAGRFTVYLQPKIDTYNNTLCGAEALVRYQDPKKGIVPPGKFIPYLETAGLIHYIDFFVFEEVCKILKEWERRGVELIPVSLNFSRATLLEEQLIERMEEIIFRYGVDKRYVEIEITESMGEVERNTVAQIGKQICQAGYNIALDDFGAKYSNLSFLSAIRFNHLKLDKGLVNNLLTNEKARIIVKNILTLCQELCMEVVAEGVENREQLEILKNLECFYIQGYYFNKPLSRPEFEKQYQKTGNPGTNSGTLDSE; this comes from the coding sequence ATGAATGAAAAAGCGAACAGCTCAGACGGGAAGAGCAAAATCGGCGGAGGGGTATTTAACTGCCGGTATGACAAGTATTTTACGTTGATAGATGCAGACGATCATCTGTTTGAATTTTTGGGATACACCAGGGAAGAATTTTCAGAACGGTTCCACAACCATATTCTGGATGCGGTCTATGAAGGGGACCGGAAAATGGTCATGGGGGAAATCAGCAGACAATTGAAGAACGGCAGCGTATTCATGTATGAGAACCGTCTGGTCAAAAAAGGCGGTACTATCTGCTGGGCATGGATCAGCGCGGAGGTTATGGAGAATAAAGAAGAGGGCTGCTGGTTTCACTGTATCTTCCATGATATCAGCAGGGAGAAGGAGGCACAGCGTCAGCTTGCTATCAGTGAGCAGAGGTATGAGATCGTGCTCTCACAGATGCAGGATATTATCTTTGAGCTGGACTGTGTCACCTATGAGATATATTATTCTCCTAACTTTGAGAAGAAATTCGGATATCAGATTCCGGCAGAAGGTTTTCCGGATTCTATGTTTGCCACAGATATTGTATATGAGGCAGATAAGGCGGGGCTGCGGGGCGGATTTCAAGCCATCTTAAAGGGGAATGACAAGATGGAATGTGAGTACCGTCTCAAATCCAGGGATGGTTCTTATCTCTGGGTGGATGTCCATGCCACAGCGCTCAGGGACGGGGATGGGAGGCTTCTGAAGATACTGGGTATCATTTCAGATATTGACCAGAGAAAAAAAGAGATCATCAAAGCCAGGAAAGCCGCTGCCCTGGATCCCCTTACCGGTCTTCTGAACCGGCGGGAATGCGAGGTGAGGGCAGAGCAGTATATGCAGCAGGGACATGATCCGGCAGCCATGCTGCTGATCGATGTGGACAATTTTAAGCATATCAATGATACCTATGGCCATCTGTTCGGTGACAAGGTTCTCAACGAGACTGCGGGCAGCCTTCGGGGAATATTCAGGCATGAGGATATTGTGGCACGCATCGGCGGTGATGAATTTGTGGTCTTCATGACCAATATTCAGAAGAACAGCGTTATTGAAGCAAAGGTCAATGCCATACGGAATATATTTGACCATTACACCAATGGCGAGAACACCTGTAGTATCGGCTGCAGCATTGGTGTCAGCTTTTATCCGGAGCATGGCACGGATTTTATGTCCCTGTTTGCCAAAGCGGATGCAGCCATGTACCGGGCAAAGAAAAACGGCAAGGGCCAATACTGTATATACGGGGCCTGGAAGAACCGGCCGGAGGAACAGGTAGTGGCCCGTGAGGCGCAGGCCATACTTCCAAGGGGATATACACAGACAGAGAATCCTCTGGAGAGGGAGCTGGCCCATAAGGAGATGGTTTACAGGGCAGCGCTGAAAGAAGCTCATATCAATGTATGGGAATATGATATGAGGACCCGCACGCTGTTTCTGACGGAGGGCGCACAGGAGAGTCACGGATTCCGGCAGTTGGAACATGCACCGGAAGCGCTGTTGGAGAATGGGTATATACATCCCAGGAGCAGACAGGACCTGCTGGATTTATACAGCCGGCTCCAGAATGGGCAGAGCCATGTACAGGCAGATATTCTCACACGTTCCGCGGACAGAAGCTACTGGTGGTGGGAGAGGGTCAGCTATGCCCTTTTGTGTGATGAGAATAACAGGCCCTGCTGCGCAGTTGCTGTGGGAGAGGATATTACAAAACAAAAAAAGGCGGAGATGGTCTACCAGCAGGAAATGCAGCTCAGGCTCACCTACGACGGAGGTGTGATCGCCAGTTTCCGCTGTAATCTTGACCAGAATTGTGTGGAGTACGTGGAGGGCCAGGTGCGCATGGAATATCCTCCGGGAATGACTTATGAGGAATTGATGGTGCTTCACAATGAAAGTATGGCCAATGAGGAGGACAAACTGCGTCTGCAGAAGATGATGAGCAGAGATGCCCTGTGCAGAGCGTATAAAGAGGGCAGTACAGTCATTAACTTTGAGTACCGCAGGAAAGACAGGAGCGGAAGACTGTCCTGGGTCAATGCTGTGGCACGTCTGGTGCGGGATGTGCAGAACGGCGATCTATATGTCTATGGTACACTGGAGGATATCAACGAGAAGAAAAATCTGGAGCTGGCCCTGAAGTTCCGTGCGGAGTATGATGTACAGACCGGCGTCTACAACAAGGAGACCGCCATACAGATGATAGGGGATGCGCTGCTGAAAAACCAGGGCAGGAGGCAGGCTTATGCCCTGCTGGTATTTAACGTGGACTTTTTTACAAAACTGGTTCATGAAATTGGTTATGTGGCAGCGGATGATGTGCTGAAGGAAATCAGCAACCAGCTTAAATTGAGGTTTATTGAGGATGCCATTATCGGCAGGTTTTACGGGGATGAGTTTGTAGTCTTTTTGTATAACAATCCCAGGGCAGAGTTCGTGCGGCAGTGTGCAGAGGATGTCATAAAGACAATTGCCCTTCCCTATATGTTTCCGAATATCAGCCATCCGGTCAATGTATCCTGTGGTATTATTTTTGACAACTGTCCGGAGCATATTTTCCAGGGGCTGTATCAGATGGCCAGAGCTGCCCTGGAAACAGGTATATCCATGGGCAGGAGTGGTGTCTTCGTCTACAGCGATCACCTAAAAAAATATGAGCCGGGGAATCCTGGGGTTCCGGACACGTTACGGAATACGGCACAGACAGAGCTTGGCAGCGCTGGAGAAACGGTATTGCTGCAGGGCATGTTTGCACTTACCAGTGCAGCTGACTTCGGACATGCACTGGAAAACGTGCTGGGATCGCTGGCCTCCTATTATGGAGGGGACAGGGCATATGTGATCGAGTGTGAACCGGAAAGCGGCAAAATCCGGGAAGTGTATGAGTGGAAAAAAGAGGATATGTTTTCCGCCGGTGTCAGCGGCAGTCCTTATTTATACCCTGGAAGCCCCGGCGGGTGGAAATGGGAGGAATTAGGCAGGCTTCAATTAATACAGGATATAGAACAGTGGAAAGAGAAGCGCAGCGGCCTTTATAAAAATATGAAGAGCCTTGGCATTGACTCCTGCTATTTAGTGAGCCTGGAGGACGGCGAAAAACGGATGGGTTACATGGAGATCGACAACCCCAAAAGGAATACGGAGCATACCACTATTCTCACTACAATACAGTATTTTGTGGCAAATGAACTCACAAAGCGCAGATTACAGGAAGAGCAGGAGTTTCTCATGCACCACGATGGACTGACAGGAGTGCTGAACCGGAACAGTTATAAGGAGTTCTGCTCTGCTATCAGGGAGGAAAGCCTGATTTCACTGGGGATTGTTTCCGTAGACATCAATGGTTTGAAGGATATCAACAGGATTTACGGAAACGCCTACGGCGACAATGTGATTCAGTTTACTGCGGATATTATGCAGGAGGAATTCCCTGCGGCAAGGGTCTATCGTTTTACCGGAGATGAATTTTTACTGGTGAGTGAGAATATTTCCCATGACGCTTTTGAGAAGCGGCTGAAGAAGATGAGGGAGAGAATGCGTGAGGCAGCCAGTGTTTCTGTGGGAAGTGCCTGGTCAGATACGGACATCAGCCTGGATTTCCTTATCGCCAGTGCGGATGAGCGCAGAATGATAGCAAAGCAGGAATATTATAATGAGCATCCTTTTGCGGAAGTCCACAGAAGCGCAGGGATATTGAAGGAATTGTTAAAAGAGATCTCTGCAGGAAGATTTACAGTTTACCTGCAGCCTAAGATTGATACATATAACAACACACTCTGCGGCGCGGAGGCACTGGTGAGGTATCAGGACCCGAAGAAAGGCATTGTACCGCCGGGGAAATTCATCCCTTATCTGGAGACAGCCGGCCTGATTCATTACATAGACTTCTTTGTCTTTGAGGAAGTATGCAAAATCCTGAAAGAGTGGGAGAGAAGAGGGGTAGAACTGATTCCTGTTTCCCTTAACTTTTCCAGGGCAACACTTCTGGAAGAACAGCTCATAGAGAGAATGGAGGAGATCATCTTCCGTTATGGTGTGGACAAGCGGTATGTGGAGATAGAGATCACAGAGAGTATGGGAGAAGTAGAGCGCAATACTGTGGCACAGATAGGAAAACAGATCTGCCAGGCTGGATATAACATCGCGCTGGATGATTTCGGGGCAAAATATAGCAATTTGTCTTTCCTCTCAGCAATCCGTTTCAATCATTTGAAACTGGACAAAGGGTTGGTAAATAATCTCCTCACCAATGAAAAAGCCCGTATTATCGTGAAGAATATATTGACGCTCTGCCAGGAATTGTGTATGGAAGTGGTTGCGGAGGGCGTAGAGAATAGAGAACAGCTAGAAATCCTTAAGAACCTGGAGTGCTTTTATATTCAGGGCTATTATTTCAACAAACCTCTTTCAAGGCCGGAGTTTGAAAAACAATACCAGAAGACAGGGAATCCCGGTACAAATTCCGGGACTTTGGACAGTGAGTAG
- a CDS encoding YccF domain-containing protein: MGCLGNLLWFIFGGCISGLSWCLAGLLWCVTIVGIPVGMQCFKFASLAFFPFGKEVQYGGGAGSLLLNVIWMIVTGIPLALESLVIGFVLCITIVGIPFGMQHFKIAKLALMPFGAEVY, from the coding sequence ATGGGATGTCTGGGTAATTTGCTTTGGTTTATATTTGGAGGCTGCATCAGCGGCCTGAGCTGGTGTCTGGCAGGGCTTTTATGGTGTGTGACGATCGTGGGGATTCCTGTGGGGATGCAGTGTTTTAAATTTGCGTCGCTGGCTTTTTTCCCTTTTGGAAAAGAAGTACAGTATGGTGGAGGAGCAGGCTCTCTGCTTCTCAATGTCATCTGGATGATAGTGACAGGAATCCCCCTGGCACTGGAGTCCCTGGTGATCGGCTTTGTGCTCTGTATCACTATTGTGGGAATTCCCTTTGGAATGCAGCATTTTAAAATAGCAAAGCTGGCACTTATGCCTTTTGGGGCAGAAGTATATTAG
- a CDS encoding mannitol dehydrogenase family protein — MQVNEQGLKNKEQWESQGYDLPKFDRAAVTEKTKENPFWVHFGAGNIFRAFQANVVQNLLNDSVLDRGLVVAEGFDYEIVEKMNRPHDGYSILVTLKANGSVEKTVVGSVVESLTVDSDNDADFNRLREIFKKDSLQMASFTITEKGYSLVNGKGEMLPSVVADMEKGPEKPESYIGKVVSLLYTRFQAGEKPIAMVSMDNCSHNGSKLHDAVYAFAKKWSETGLTDKSFADYIENPAKVSFPWSMIDKITPRPDPSVEEILKKDGVEELEPVVTSKNTYVAPFVNAEECQYLVIEDAFPNGRPELEKGGLIFTTRETVDKVEKMKVCTCLNPLHTALAVFGCILGYDLISKEMKDETLKKLVEGIGYVEGLPVVINPGILDPKEFIDTVLGVRIPNPFMPDTPQRIATDTSQKLAIRFGETIKAYQASPELKVSDLKLIPLVFAGWLRYLMGVDDNGNTFELSPDPLLDTVRPYVADVKLGQAVDAEKLLKPVLENDKIFGVNLYEAGMADTVCSYFSQMTAGTGAVRSTLEKYV, encoded by the coding sequence ATGCAGGTAAATGAACAGGGATTAAAAAATAAAGAACAGTGGGAAAGCCAAGGCTATGACCTTCCCAAATTTGACAGAGCAGCCGTGACTGAGAAGACAAAAGAAAATCCATTCTGGGTTCACTTCGGCGCCGGCAATATTTTCCGTGCTTTCCAGGCAAATGTAGTGCAGAACCTTTTAAATGACAGCGTTCTGGACCGTGGTCTGGTCGTTGCCGAAGGATTTGACTATGAGATCGTAGAAAAAATGAACCGTCCCCATGACGGCTACAGTATCCTGGTGACCTTAAAAGCAAATGGTTCTGTGGAGAAAACCGTTGTAGGCAGCGTTGTGGAATCCCTCACCGTTGACTCTGACAACGACGCTGACTTCAATCGTCTGCGTGAAATTTTCAAAAAGGATTCCCTGCAGATGGCCAGCTTCACCATCACAGAAAAAGGCTACAGCCTTGTGAACGGCAAAGGTGAAATGCTCCCCTCTGTTGTAGCCGACATGGAAAAAGGCCCGGAAAAACCTGAGAGCTACATCGGCAAAGTTGTAAGCCTTCTGTACACCAGATTTCAGGCAGGTGAAAAACCCATCGCCATGGTGAGCATGGACAACTGCTCCCATAACGGAAGCAAGCTTCACGACGCAGTCTATGCATTTGCGAAAAAATGGTCCGAAACAGGCCTGACAGATAAATCCTTTGCAGACTATATTGAAAATCCTGCAAAAGTTTCCTTCCCTTGGTCCATGATCGACAAGATCACCCCAAGACCGGATCCGTCCGTAGAAGAAATCCTGAAAAAAGACGGCGTGGAAGAATTAGAGCCGGTTGTAACCTCCAAAAACACCTATGTGGCTCCTTTCGTAAACGCTGAGGAATGCCAGTACCTTGTTATCGAGGACGCATTCCCTAACGGAAGACCTGAGCTTGAAAAAGGCGGTCTGATCTTCACAACCCGCGAAACTGTGGACAAAGTGGAAAAGATGAAAGTCTGCACCTGTTTAAATCCTCTGCACACTGCCCTTGCCGTATTTGGCTGCATTCTGGGCTATGACCTGATCTCCAAAGAGATGAAGGATGAGACCCTGAAAAAGCTTGTGGAAGGCATCGGATATGTGGAAGGCCTGCCGGTTGTTATCAACCCCGGCATTCTGGACCCGAAAGAGTTCATTGACACCGTATTAGGCGTTCGTATCCCGAACCCATTCATGCCGGATACACCCCAGCGTATCGCTACCGATACTTCTCAGAAGCTGGCGATCCGTTTCGGTGAAACCATCAAGGCATATCAGGCCTCTCCTGAGCTGAAGGTATCTGACCTGAAACTGATCCCTCTTGTATTTGCGGGATGGCTGCGCTACCTGATGGGTGTGGATGACAACGGCAATACCTTTGAATTAAGCCCTGATCCCCTGCTTGACACAGTGCGCCCATACGTTGCAGACGTAAAACTGGGCCAGGCTGTGGACGCAGAGAAGCTGTTAAAGCCGGTTCTGGAAAATGATAAGATATTCGGTGTAAACCTATACGAAGCAGGTATGGCAGACACTGTATGCAGCTACTTCTCACAGATGACAGCCGGTACAGGCGCAGTCCGCAGTACACTGGAAAAATACGTTTAG